The Aptenodytes patagonicus chromosome 15, bAptPat1.pri.cur, whole genome shotgun sequence genome has a segment encoding these proteins:
- the PES1 gene encoding pescadillo homolog, which produces MGGLEKKKYERGSATNYITRNRARKKLQLSLPDFRRLCILKGIYPHEPKHKKKVNKGSTAARTFYLLKDIKFLLHEPIVNKFREYKVFVRKLRKAYGKSEWSTVDRLKNNKPTYKLDHIVKERYPTFVDALRDLDDALSMCFLFSTFPRTGKCHVQTIQLCRRLAMEFLNYIIASRSLRKVFLSIKGIYYQAEVLGQPVTWITPYTFAHDHPTDVDYRVMATFTEFYTTLLGFVNFRLYHSLNLLYPPKIDGQADVELKPAEGKEYAMDSESYLEKLSALSASLARVVAPTHEDEVEMDEFPVEGETAEQMDARKKEQDALEKHKKLFEGLRFFLNREVPREPLAFIIRCFGGQVSWDKSLCIGATYDVSNPSITHQIVDRPRVEQQVVGRYYLQPQWVFDSVNAKLCLPVADYFPGVLLPPHLSPFVTEQEGDYVPPEKLKLLAMQRGENPDEESEEEDEEEEDDNDKEEEEEEEEEDESEKEEEMKLKKMEEQKTQSNKALPVKVTAGKLRLEDRQRLEQEQQSEEKRLAIMMMKKREKYLYKKIMFGKKRKVREANKLAAKRKAHDTAVKEEKKKSKKARRA; this is translated from the exons atGGGAGGGCTGGAGAAGAAGAAG TACGAGCGGGGATCCGCCACCAACTACATCACCCGCAACAGGGCGCGGAAGAAGCTGCAGCTGAGCCTGCCCGACTTCAG GCGCCTCTGCATCCTGAAGGGGATTTACCCCCACGAGCCCAAGCACAAGAAGAAGGTGAACAAAGGCTCCACCGCAGCCAGGACCTTCTACCTCCTCAAGGATATCAAATTCCTCCTTCATGAGCCCATCGTCAACAAGTTCCGGGAGTATAAG GTGTTTGTGCGGAAGCTCCGGAAGGCGTACGGGAAGAGCGAGTGGAGCACCGTAGACCGGCTGAAGAACAACAAGCCCACCTACAAGCTCGACCACATCGTGAAGGAGAG GTACCCAACCTTCGTAGACGCGCTGCGGGACCTGGACGATGCCCTCTCCATGTGCTTCCTCTTCTCTACCTTCCCGCGGACGGGCAAGTGCCACGTGCAGACCATCCAGCTCTGCCGGCGCCTGGCCATGGAGTTCCTCAACTACATCATCGCCTCCCGCTCCCTGCGCAAG GTCTTCCTCTCCATCAAGGGCATCTACTACCAGGCCGAGGTGCTGGGGCAGCCCGTCACCTGGATCACCCCTTACACCTTCGCCCATGAC CACCCCACGGACGTGGATTACCGTGTGATGGCCACCTTCACCGAGTTTTACACCACCCTGTTGGGCTTCGTCAACTTTCGCCTCTACCACTCCCTCAACCTGCTCTACCCCCCCAAG aTCGATGGCCAGGCTGACGTTGAGCTGAAGCCCGCAGAGGGCAAGGAGTACGCCATGGATTCGGAGAGCTACCTGGAG AAACTGTCGGCTCTGAGCGCCAGCCTGGCCCGTGTGGTGGCACCGACCCACGAGGACGAGGTGGAGATGGATGAGTTCCCGGTGGAGGGG GAGACGGCGGAGCAGATGGACgcgaggaagaaggagcaggacgCCCTGGAGAAGCACAAAAAGCTGTTTGAAGGGCTGCGCTTCTTCCTCAACAGGGAGGTGCCTCGAGAGCCGCTGGCCTTCATCATCCG GTGCTTTGGTGGCCAGGTCTCCTGGGACAAGTCCCTGTGCATCGGTGCCACCTACGACGTGAGCAACCCCTCCATCACCCACCAGATTGTTGACCGGCCCCGGGTGGAGCAGCAGGTTGTTGGCAG GTACTACCTGCAGCCTCAGTGGGTCTTCGACTCCGTCAATGCCAAGCTGTGCCTCCCCGTGGCTGACTATTTCCCTGGCGTGCTGCTGCCCCCGCACCTCTCGCCCTTCGTGACGGAGCAGGAAGGAGACTACGTCCCTCCCGAGAAGCTGAAGCTGCTGGCCATGCAGAGGGGCGAGAACCCAG atgaagagagtgaggaggaggatgaagaagaggaggacgacaatgacaaagaagaagaggaggaggaggaggaggaagatgagtctgaaaaggaagaggagatgaAATTAAAGAAGATGGAAGAGCAGAAGACTCAGAGCAACAAG GCGCTTCCCGTGAAGGTGACCGCTGGCAAGCTGCGGCTGGAGGACAGGCAGCgcctggagcaggagcagcaaagcGAGGAGAAGCGTCTGGCCATCATGATgatgaagaaaagggagaaatacCTCTACAAGAAGATCATGTTTGGCAAGAAGCGCAAAGTCCGAGAG GCGAACAAACTCGCTGCCAAGAGGAAAGCCCACGACACTGCCgtcaaagaggagaaaaagaaaagcaagaaggcGCGACGAGCGTGA
- the GAL3ST1 gene encoding galactosylceramide sulfotransferase codes for MLHHGKHWRSMCKGLILGTLLTSFMLLLYSYAVPPLQVSVTQIPIPSSCSSYPAPGKAPAVANGTGSPSGRSCLPKLNIMFMKTHKTASSTILNILFRFGEKHRLKFAFPNGRNDFYYPSYFERSQVQHYRPGACFNIICNHMRFHYEEVRKLLPADATFVTVLRDPAYLFESSFHYFGRVIPLTWKLMGEDKLAEFLRDPWHYYDPNGFNAHYLQNLLFFDLGYDNNMNANSPLVEEHIQEIDRRFHLVMLLEYFDESLVLLKDLLCWQLEDVLYFKLNARKGSTVSRLTPELYEKATSWNLIDAKLYRYFNATFWRKVEAYGRERMAKDVAELQRENEKMKSICIDGGHPVDASAIQESSMQPWQPLGEKSILGYNLKKKINKKHQKLCRKMLTPEIQYLTDLGVNLWITKLWSHVRDFLKW; via the exons ATGCTGCACCATGGGAAGCACTGGAGGTCCATGTGCAAGGGGCTCATCCTGGGGACCCTCCTGACCAGCTTCATGCTGCTGCTCTACTCCTACGCCGTCCCCCCACTGCAAGTCAGCGTGACACA gatccccatcccctcctcctgctcctcctacccGGCCCCCGGCAAGGCGCCAGCAGTGGCCAACGGCACGGGCAGCCCCTCGGGACGGAGCTGCCTGCCCAAGCTGAACATCATGTTCATGAAGACGCACAAGACAGCCAGCAGCACCATCCTCAACATCCTCTTCCGCTTCGGGGAGAAGCATCGCTTGAAATTCGCCTTCCCCAACGGCCGCAACGACTTCTACTACCCCTCCTACTTCGAGCGCAGCCAGGTGCAGCACTACCGGCCAGGCGCGTGCTTCAACATCATCTGCAACCACATGCGCTTCCACTACGAGGAGGTGCGCAAGCTCCTGCCGGCAGACGCCACCTTCGTGACGGTGCTGCGGGACCCTGCCTACCTCTTCGAGTCCTCTTTCCACTACTTTGGGCGCGTCATCCCCCTCACCTGGAAGCTGATGGGGGAGGACAAGCTGGCAGAGTTCCTCCGGGACCCCTGGCACTACTACGACCCCAACGGGTTCAACGCTCACTACCTCCAAAACCTCCTCTTCTTTGACTTGGGCTACGACAACAACATGAATGCCAACAGCCCGCTGGTGGAGGAGCACATCCAGGAGATAGATCGCCGTTTCCACCTCGTCATGTTGCTCGAGTACTTCGACGAgtccctggtgctgctgaaggacctgctgtgctggcagctggaGGATGTCCTCTACTTCAAGCTCAACGCCCGGAAGGGCTCCACCGTCTCCCGGCTGACACCTGAGCTCTATGAGAAGGCCACCTCCTGGAACCTCATCGACGCCAAGCTCTACCGCTATTTTAATGCCACCTTCTGGCGTAAGGTGGAGGCCTACGGGAGGGAGCGGATGGCCAAGGATGTGGCCGAGCTGCAGCGGGAGAATGAGAAGATGAAGAGCATCTGCATCGACGGGGGACACCCTGTGGATGCCAGCGCCATCCAAGAGTCCTCCATGCAACCCTGGCAGCCACTGGGGGAGAAGTCCATCCTGGGCTACAACTTGAAGAAGAAGATCAACAAGAAGCACCAGAAGCTGTGCCGCAAGATGCTGACGCCCGAAATCCAGTACCTGACCGACCTGGGGGTCAACCTCTGGATCACCAAGCTGTGGAGCCACGTGCGGGACTTCTTGAAGTGGTAG
- the TCN2 gene encoding transcobalamin-2, translated as MGAPRLSCASQSPFPFLLTWPRCAETAPCDSFPSPAASRLNSAGLCLPLPGCLPCRAVPRHTPPCSGMWLLLVLLQAAVLPAQLCEAPGEAAAAAVQALSARLLGLAVDPARDPDPSVYLALRLADDHDLRREEQYLARLQDAFQRRYSWSLQAAGRPHAAPHGHPQQDAAAAKHSTSAEAEWPETGRLALYLLGLRATCPSPEPGPQRSLVTWLKYYLEEDWAGSRQHGHPLNGYYQYSLGVLALCVHRKRVREEVIRRLLVAEQHGRFGHIGGSAADTEAVAALAFTCLERERLVGSRLAAELRAATRRTRRRMVEAQGRDGFFGNVYSTPWAMQVFIATNTCRMQPAYGRAMAALLENLDAFTTTATMAQALPVLHGHSYLDIASMRCQEEPDTLMPISPELPPEVVGNKMVRLVVECPEPRCPQHQLYDQPVPVPAGASLLDVLRAATAQGPHNFTFDTQDTPQGPFLSQVLGLEARQRKRSYWQLLTAPSTSLQMGVADYRPRDGETLILRLSEW; from the exons ATGGGTGCGCCCCGGCTGAGCTGTGCCAG CCAAAGTCCTTTCCCGTTTCTGCTGACTTGGCCCCGGTGTGCGGAAACGGCCCCTTGCGACAGCTTCCCATCCCCGGCAGCGTCCCGGCTCAACTCGGCcgggctctgcctgcctctgccgGGGTGcctgccgtgccgtgctgtgccacgGCACACACCGCCCTGCTCCGGCATGTGGCTGCTCCtcgtcctgctgcaggctgcagtcctgcctgcccagctctgcg AagccccgggggaggcggcggcagcagcggtgCAGGCACTGAGCgcccggctgctggggctggcggtGGACCCGGCACGGGACCCCGACCCCAGCGTCTACCTGGCCCTTCGCCTGGCCGACGACCACGACCTGCGCAGGGAGGAGCAGTACCTGGCGCGGCTGCaggacgccttccagcgccgctACAGCTG gagcctgcaggcagccggCCGGCCCCACGCTGCACCCCATGGCCACCCCCAGCAGGATGCTGCGGCTGCCAAGCACAgcac GAGCGCCGAGGCGGAGTGGCCGGAGACGGGGCGGCTGGCGCTGTACCTGCTGGGGCTGCGGGCCACTTGTCCCTCGCCGGAGCCCGGTCCCCAGCGCTCACTGGTGACGTGGCTGAAGTACTACCTGGAGGAGGACTGGGCAG GCTCCCGGCAGCACGGCCACCCCCTCAACGGTTACTACCAGTACAGCCTGGGCGTGCTGGCGCTGTGCGTCCACCGCAAGCGGGTGCGGGAGGAGGTGATCCGCCGGCTCCTGGTGGCCGAGCAGCACGGCAGGTTCGGGCACATCGGTGGCAGTGCCGCGG ACACGGAGGCGGTGGCGGCGCTGGCCTTCACCTGCCTGGAGCGGGAGCGGCTGGTGGGGTCCAGGCTGGCGGCGGAGCTGCGGGCGGCCACGcgcaggacgaggaggaggatggtcgAGGCGCAGGGCCGGGATGGCTTCTTCGGCAATGTCTACAGCACCCCGTGGGCCATGCAG gtCTTCATTGCCACCAACACGTGCCGGATGCAGCCGGCGTACGGCCGGGCCATGGCTGCGCTGCTGGAGAACCTGGACGCCTTCACCACCACCGCGACCATGGCCCAGGCGCTGCCGGTGTTGCATGGCCACTCTTACCTCGACATCGCCTCCATGCGCTGCCAGGAGGAGCCGG ACACACTGATGCCCATCAGCCCTGAGCTGCCGCCCGAGGTGGTGGGGAACAAGATGGTGCGGCTGGTGGTGGAGTGCCCCGAGCCGCGGTGTCCCCAGCACCAGCTCTACGACCAGCCGGTGCCCGTGCCTGCCGGCGCCTCCCTCCTGGACGTGCTCAGGGCGGCCACCGCGCAGGGACCCCACAACTTCAC GTTTGACACCCAGGACACCCCCCAGGGCCCCTTTCTGAGCcaggtgctggggctggaggccCGGCAGCGGAAGCGGAGCTACTGGCAGCTCCTCACCGCCCCCAGCACCAGCCTGCAGATGG GTGTCGCCGACTACAGACCTCGCGATGGGGAGACCCTCATCCTGCGCCTGAGCGAGTGGTAG